In a single window of the Fusobacterium sp. DD2 genome:
- the radA gene encoding DNA repair protein RadA, with translation MAKSKSFYVCSECGYKTEKWIGKCPKCNSWGTFEEEINISTSAGAPLSSSTSVADTSKNVFSFNEVTFEEKDRLTTKVDEFDRVLGGGLLKGEVILITGNPGIGKSTLLLQIASEYSSYGDVIYISGEESPAQVKNRGERLKIKSNRLFLMSETDISKIYEYLIVKKPLVVVVDSIQTLYNSVIDSILGTPTQIRECTLKIIELAKKYNISFFIVGHITKDGKVAGPKLLEHMVDAVFTFEGEQGLFYRILRSTKNRFGSTNELAVFSMEEDGMKEVKNSSEYFLSERDEKNIGSMVVPVLEGTKIFLMEIQTLLTDVSIGIPRRIVQGFDRNRIQILVAVAEKKMGLALGMKDLFLNVPGGLSIADPAADLAVLISLLSVYRGVEISQKIAAIGELGLRGEIRKAFFIDKRLRELEKLGFKGVYVPETNRKEIEKNNYNLKLIYLKNLEELLERMNRDG, from the coding sequence GTGGCGAAGAGTAAAAGCTTTTATGTATGTAGTGAATGTGGATATAAGACTGAAAAATGGATAGGTAAATGTCCAAAATGTAATAGCTGGGGTACCTTTGAGGAGGAGATCAATATCTCAACTTCTGCAGGGGCACCTCTTTCCTCTTCAACTTCTGTTGCAGATACTTCTAAGAATGTTTTTTCTTTTAATGAAGTGACTTTTGAGGAAAAGGATAGGCTTACTACAAAAGTTGATGAATTTGATAGAGTACTAGGTGGAGGACTTCTAAAAGGTGAAGTTATACTTATTACTGGAAATCCAGGAATTGGTAAATCCACTCTTCTTTTACAGATTGCAAGTGAGTATTCAAGTTATGGAGATGTAATATATATTTCAGGAGAGGAATCTCCAGCACAGGTTAAAAATAGAGGAGAGCGTCTTAAGATAAAGAGTAACAGGCTATTTTTGATGTCTGAGACAGATATTTCCAAGATTTATGAATATCTTATTGTAAAAAAACCTCTTGTAGTGGTTGTAGATTCTATACAAACGTTGTATAATTCAGTTATAGACTCTATTCTTGGCACACCTACTCAGATTAGAGAGTGTACTTTGAAAATAATAGAGCTTGCAAAGAAGTATAATATTTCATTTTTTATTGTTGGACATATTACAAAGGATGGTAAGGTAGCTGGACCAAAACTTTTGGAGCATATGGTAGATGCTGTATTTACCTTTGAGGGAGAACAGGGGCTATTTTATCGTATCTTAAGAAGTACTAAAAACAGATTTGGATCAACTAATGAACTTGCAGTATTTAGTATGGAAGAGGATGGAATGAAAGAGGTAAAAAACTCCTCTGAATACTTTTTAAGTGAAAGAGATGAAAAAAATATAGGAAGTATGGTTGTTCCAGTACTTGAAGGGACAAAGATATTTCTAATGGAGATACAGACACTTTTGACAGATGTAAGTATTGGAATACCAAGAAGAATAGTACAGGGATTTGATAGAAACAGAATTCAGATATTAGTAGCTGTAGCAGAAAAAAAGATGGGACTTGCTCTGGGCATGAAAGATCTCTTTTTAAATGTACCAGGTGGACTGTCAATTGCAGATCCTGCTGCAGACCTTGCTGTTTTAATCTCTCTTCTATCTGTGTATAGAGGGGTGGAAATAAGCCAGAAAATAGCAGCAATAGGAGAACTGGGACTAAGAGGAGAGATAAGAAAGGCATTTTTTATTGACAAGCGTCTTAGAGAACTGGAAAAATTAGGTTTTAAAGGGGTATATGTACCTGAAACAAATAGAAAAGAGATAGAAAAAAATAATTATAATCTAAAACTGATCTACTTGAAAAATTTAGAAGAACTTTTAGAAAGGATGAATAGAGATGGATAG